In Modestobacter versicolor, a single genomic region encodes these proteins:
- a CDS encoding TM0106 family RecB-like putative nuclease: MYESDAALVVSASDLTGFLECEHLTRLSLEVARGLRSRPAAVDPMTQLVAQHGIDHEARHVQRLRDRGLSVVEIDAPTGKDAAGLRRAQADTLAAMRAGADVVYQATFFDGTWRGHADFLLKRTDRASDLGPWAYDVADTKLARRIKVPALLQMALYGDLLAGLQGVPPELLTVVTGDQQELVFRYSDAEAYARAARDRFQQRLADGELAAPYPNAHCGVCPWRETCTARWEEEDSLSLVAFMRRDHATALAEAGITTVAELAARRPEELPDAVGRTSRERLTQQARLQLAERVTGAPSYEFLPREHGRGFELLPPPSRGDLFFDIEGDPFAGDAGLEYLWGVLDTAGEFTAFWGCDPAAADQSAAERAAFEALVDHLSAVHAADPSMHVFHYAPYEPTRLKTLSARLQTREAEVDRLLRADVLVDLYAVVRQGLRLSKASYSIKQVEDFYRGHTRAHDEEVSDAGESIVAFERWLATRDQALLDQIEAYNRDDCVSTRELRDWLEGRRTELLASGALLRRPEDGDPDGSAENAAAQGLREELEQRLVADLPDTGRTPEQEATWLLAQQLGWHAREARSAWWEYFRLRDLPADELERETAALGPLEGPELVGADKRSQHWRYRFPPQETKVSAGSRFEHLLPAADGTRITSSVVEVDPTAGWVVLSRGSSSPHDHPTGLLPTSPPSDRLFRAALHDLGEQVAGCGVDGPGPWRAARDLLLRRPPRLAAGTALRLPGEGAAEAVRRLAGRLDGGVLAVQGPPGAGKTYTGARAVVDLVRAGKRVGLTASSHKVIGNLLDAVMAAAREAGVPVRALQKADDLQRCSDADVQCVGSNGQVVDALDGGDVDLVAGTSWLFARPDLAGRLDVLVVDEAGQLSLANTLAVSRAAANLVLLGDPQQLRQPGRGIHPDGADVSALQHVLGDDEVLTDDRGVFLDRSWRMAPALCRVVSELSYRGELQPAPVTAGNAVDVPARWAAPAGIGWVPVVHEGNGSASAEEAAVVAALITDLMGCSWRSAGVEAVMRPSDVLVVTPYNAQVNQVRGALAAVGLGGVEVGTVDKFQGREAAVAVFTLAASSGAHVPRRLDFLLDRHRLNVALSRAKTVAYLVGSPALLTSPVQTPEQLRLVNGLCRLVETATAAALAPAGR; the protein is encoded by the coding sequence GTGTACGAGTCCGACGCCGCACTGGTCGTCAGCGCCAGCGACCTGACCGGCTTCCTGGAGTGCGAGCACCTCACCCGGCTCTCCCTCGAGGTCGCCCGGGGCCTCCGGTCCCGGCCCGCGGCGGTCGACCCGATGACCCAGCTGGTCGCCCAGCACGGCATCGACCACGAGGCCCGGCACGTCCAGCGGCTGCGCGACCGCGGGCTGTCGGTCGTCGAGATCGACGCACCGACCGGCAAGGACGCCGCCGGGCTGCGCCGCGCCCAGGCCGACACCCTCGCCGCGATGCGGGCCGGCGCCGATGTCGTCTACCAGGCCACCTTCTTCGACGGCACGTGGCGCGGGCACGCCGACTTCCTGCTCAAGCGCACCGACCGGGCCAGCGACCTCGGCCCGTGGGCCTACGACGTCGCCGACACCAAGCTCGCCCGGCGGATCAAGGTCCCGGCGCTGCTGCAGATGGCGCTCTACGGCGACCTCCTGGCCGGCCTCCAGGGCGTGCCCCCGGAGCTGCTCACCGTGGTCACCGGCGACCAGCAGGAGCTGGTGTTCCGCTACTCCGACGCCGAGGCCTACGCCCGGGCGGCCCGCGACCGCTTCCAGCAGCGGCTGGCCGACGGCGAGCTGGCCGCGCCCTACCCCAACGCGCACTGCGGCGTGTGCCCCTGGCGGGAGACCTGCACGGCCCGCTGGGAGGAGGAGGACTCGCTGTCGCTGGTCGCCTTCATGCGCCGCGACCACGCCACCGCGCTGGCCGAGGCCGGCATCACCACGGTCGCCGAGCTGGCCGCCCGCCGTCCCGAGGAGCTGCCCGACGCGGTCGGCCGCACCTCCCGGGAGCGGCTCACCCAGCAGGCGCGGCTCCAGCTCGCCGAGCGGGTGACCGGCGCCCCCTCCTACGAGTTCCTGCCCCGCGAGCACGGCCGGGGCTTCGAGCTGCTGCCCCCGCCCAGCCGGGGCGACCTGTTCTTCGACATCGAGGGCGACCCGTTCGCCGGCGACGCGGGCCTCGAGTACCTCTGGGGCGTGCTGGACACCGCCGGGGAGTTCACCGCCTTCTGGGGCTGCGACCCGGCGGCCGCCGACCAGTCCGCGGCCGAGCGGGCCGCGTTCGAGGCCCTCGTCGACCACCTGAGCGCGGTGCACGCCGCCGACCCGTCGATGCACGTCTTCCACTACGCGCCGTACGAGCCGACCCGGCTCAAGACGCTCTCCGCGCGGCTCCAGACCCGCGAGGCCGAGGTCGACCGGCTGCTCCGGGCCGACGTGCTGGTCGACCTGTACGCGGTGGTCCGCCAGGGGCTGCGGCTGAGCAAGGCGTCGTACTCCATCAAGCAGGTCGAGGACTTCTACCGCGGCCACACCCGGGCCCACGACGAGGAGGTCTCCGACGCGGGCGAGAGCATCGTCGCCTTCGAGCGATGGCTGGCCACCCGCGACCAGGCCCTGCTGGACCAGATCGAGGCCTACAACCGCGACGACTGCGTCTCCACCCGCGAGCTGCGCGACTGGCTGGAGGGGCGGCGCACCGAGCTGCTCGCGTCCGGCGCGCTGCTGCGCCGGCCCGAGGACGGCGACCCGGACGGCTCCGCGGAGAACGCCGCGGCCCAGGGGCTGCGCGAGGAGCTCGAGCAGCGGCTGGTCGCCGACCTGCCCGACACCGGTCGCACGCCCGAGCAGGAGGCGACCTGGCTGCTCGCCCAGCAGCTGGGCTGGCACGCCCGCGAGGCGCGGTCGGCGTGGTGGGAGTACTTCCGGCTGCGCGACCTGCCGGCCGACGAGCTCGAGCGGGAGACCGCCGCCCTCGGTCCGCTGGAGGGGCCGGAGCTGGTCGGTGCGGACAAGCGGTCCCAGCACTGGCGGTACCGCTTCCCGCCGCAGGAGACCAAGGTGTCGGCCGGCAGCCGGTTCGAGCACCTGCTGCCCGCCGCCGACGGCACCCGGATCACCAGCTCGGTGGTGGAGGTCGACCCCACGGCCGGCTGGGTGGTGCTCTCCCGCGGCAGCAGCTCACCGCACGACCACCCGACCGGGCTGCTGCCCACGTCGCCGCCGAGCGACAGGCTGTTCCGGGCGGCGCTGCACGACCTCGGCGAGCAGGTGGCCGGCTGCGGGGTCGACGGGCCCGGTCCGTGGCGGGCGGCCCGCGACCTGCTGCTGCGCCGGCCACCACGGCTCGCCGCCGGCACCGCGCTGCGGCTCCCGGGCGAGGGGGCCGCCGAAGCCGTCCGTCGGCTGGCCGGCCGGCTCGACGGTGGGGTCCTCGCCGTGCAGGGCCCGCCCGGGGCGGGCAAGACCTACACCGGTGCCCGGGCCGTCGTCGACCTGGTCCGCGCCGGCAAGCGGGTGGGGCTGACCGCCTCCAGCCACAAGGTGATCGGCAACCTGCTCGACGCGGTGATGGCCGCGGCCCGTGAGGCGGGCGTGCCCGTCCGCGCCCTGCAGAAGGCCGACGACCTGCAGCGGTGCAGCGACGCCGACGTGCAGTGCGTGGGCAGCAACGGGCAGGTCGTCGACGCCCTCGACGGCGGCGACGTCGACCTGGTGGCCGGCACCTCCTGGCTGTTCGCCCGGCCCGACCTGGCCGGGCGGCTCGACGTGCTGGTCGTAGACGAGGCCGGCCAGCTGTCGCTGGCGAACACCCTGGCGGTCAGCCGCGCGGCGGCGAACCTGGTGCTGCTCGGCGACCCGCAGCAGCTGCGCCAGCCCGGCCGCGGCATCCACCCCGACGGCGCCGACGTCTCGGCGCTGCAGCACGTGCTCGGCGACGACGAGGTGCTCACCGACGACCGCGGCGTCTTCCTCGACCGCAGCTGGCGGATGGCCCCGGCGCTGTGCCGGGTGGTCTCCGAGCTCTCCTACCGCGGCGAGCTGCAGCCCGCGCCGGTGACCGCGGGCAACGCCGTCGACGTTCCCGCGCGCTGGGCCGCGCCGGCCGGCATCGGCTGGGTGCCGGTGGTGCACGAGGGCAACGGGTCGGCGTCCGCGGAGGAGGCCGCCGTGGTCGCCGCGCTGATCACCGACCTGATGGGCTGCAGCTGGCGCAGCGCCGGGGTGGAGGCGGTCATGCGGCCGTCCGACGTGCTGGTCGTGACGCCGTACAACGCGCAGGTGAACCAGGTGCGGGGTGCGCTGGCCGCGGTCGGGCTGGGCGGGGTGGAGGTGGGCACGGTCGACAAGTTCCAGGGCCGCGAGGCCGCGGTCGCCGTGTTCACGCTGGCGGCGTCCAGCGGTGCGCACGTGCCCCGGCGGCTGGACTTCCTGCTCGACCGGCACCGGCTCAACGTGGCGCTGTCCCGGGCCAAGACGGTCGCCTACCTGGTCGGCAGCCCGGCGCTGCTCACCTCGCCGGTGCAGACCCCCGAGCAGCTGCGCCTGGTCAACGGCCTCTGCCGGCTGGTCGAGACCGCCACCGCCGCCGCGCTGGCCCCCGCCGGTCGGTGA
- a CDS encoding siderophore-interacting protein, producing MTTATTERPAAALPVQQPVSAPEYRFFSATVARVQRLSPSFLRLTFAGPELTGFGAGGADQRIKLVLSRDGAPVGDLLTDGPGWYQDYCALPDDRRPYLRTYTVRDARPQLGEIVVDVVLHGVDDGHPGPAAGWAAAAVVGDPVVVLGPDRPGTGRAWGVEWAPPAEGTLFLAGDETAVPAISAIVEALPAGRRTVAVLEVPDAGDVLSLVVPAGVEVRWLVRGRRARGEALGPAVHAALCELGVAAPAAGVEPEDVDLDGGILWEVPEAGADGCYAWLAGEAGMVKKLRRRLVRDLGVPRTSVAFMGYWRLGAAEGS from the coding sequence ATGACGACGGCCACCACCGAACGGCCCGCGGCGGCGCTTCCCGTCCAGCAGCCGGTGTCCGCGCCGGAGTACCGGTTCTTCTCCGCCACCGTCGCCCGCGTGCAGCGGCTGAGCCCCAGCTTCCTCCGGCTCACCTTCGCCGGCCCCGAGCTCACCGGCTTCGGCGCCGGCGGGGCCGACCAGCGGATCAAGCTGGTCCTCTCCCGCGACGGCGCCCCGGTCGGCGACCTGCTCACCGACGGCCCCGGCTGGTACCAGGACTACTGCGCCCTCCCCGACGATCGCCGCCCGTACCTGCGCACCTACACCGTCCGCGACGCCCGCCCGCAGCTCGGCGAGATCGTCGTCGACGTCGTGCTGCACGGCGTCGACGACGGCCACCCCGGCCCCGCCGCCGGCTGGGCAGCCGCCGCGGTCGTCGGCGACCCGGTCGTCGTGCTCGGCCCCGACCGCCCCGGCACCGGCCGCGCCTGGGGCGTCGAGTGGGCCCCGCCGGCCGAGGGCACGCTGTTCCTCGCCGGCGACGAGACCGCGGTCCCGGCGATCAGCGCCATCGTCGAGGCGCTGCCCGCGGGCCGGCGCACCGTGGCCGTGCTGGAGGTCCCCGACGCCGGCGACGTGCTGTCCCTCGTCGTCCCGGCCGGTGTCGAGGTCCGCTGGCTGGTGCGCGGCCGGCGCGCCCGCGGCGAGGCCCTCGGCCCGGCGGTGCACGCCGCGCTCTGCGAGCTGGGCGTCGCGGCACCGGCCGCCGGCGTCGAGCCCGAGGACGTCGACCTCGACGGCGGCATCCTCTGGGAGGTCCCCGAGGCCGGCGCCGACGGCTGCTACGCCTGGCTCGCCGGTGAGGCCGGGATGGTCAAGAAGCTGCGCCGCCGGCTGGTCCGCGACCTCGGCGTCCCGCGCACCTCGGTGGCCTTCATGGGCTACTGGCGGCTGGGCGCCGCCGAGGGCAGCTGA
- a CDS encoding sensor histidine kinase, producing the protein MAHAARGAAVRRSLLRWLYLLIGGALGISVGLVLAWPAEALATAGLPPVVAGLLVLLLVGAPVLAIGALGEVRPVEAVAVGGLLAPGYTERPGPATTWRQRSRTALLLALHVLAGSAAGALLVIGFPSAVLVLVEPDGGGGVDLLSWASPGPWPLRLLLAVGVLLLGVVGGELLGRGLAALAPRLLAGPAAERLAAAEASVSVLTGRDRLARELHDSVGHALSLASVQAGAARRLLVRDPAAAEQAIRATEDATRRALVDLDHVLGLLREEEAGPGAVAPAPDLRDLDALVATARAAGAAVTVQVSGAVDALPAVVSREAYRIVQEGLTNVLRHAPGAGCAVQVDAGGSDLVLRLTNSTAGAVVGETGGGRGLLGVTERVRDLRGSVTSGPDGDGRWQLAARLPVHARGAAR; encoded by the coding sequence GTGGCACACGCGGCGCGGGGGGCTGCGGTCCGCCGGTCGCTGCTGCGCTGGCTGTACCTGCTGATCGGCGGGGCGCTCGGCATCTCGGTCGGGCTCGTGCTGGCCTGGCCCGCGGAGGCGCTCGCCACCGCGGGCCTGCCGCCCGTGGTCGCCGGGCTGCTGGTGCTGCTGCTGGTCGGCGCTCCGGTGCTGGCGATCGGCGCGCTGGGCGAGGTCCGGCCGGTGGAGGCGGTGGCCGTCGGCGGGCTGCTCGCCCCGGGGTACACCGAGCGCCCGGGCCCGGCCACCACCTGGCGGCAGCGGAGCCGCACCGCGCTGCTGCTGGCGCTGCACGTGCTGGCCGGCTCGGCCGCGGGAGCGCTGCTCGTCATCGGGTTCCCGTCCGCGGTGCTGGTCCTGGTCGAGCCGGACGGCGGTGGGGGAGTGGACCTGCTCTCCTGGGCGAGCCCCGGGCCGTGGCCGCTCCGGCTGCTGCTCGCCGTCGGCGTGCTCCTGCTCGGCGTCGTCGGCGGGGAGCTGCTCGGCCGGGGGCTGGCCGCGCTGGCGCCCCGGCTGCTCGCCGGCCCGGCGGCCGAGCGGCTGGCCGCCGCCGAGGCGTCGGTGTCGGTGCTGACCGGCCGCGACCGGCTGGCCCGCGAGCTGCACGACAGCGTCGGGCACGCGCTCAGCCTGGCCAGCGTGCAGGCCGGCGCCGCCCGCCGGCTGCTGGTGCGCGACCCGGCCGCGGCCGAGCAGGCGATCCGGGCCACCGAGGACGCCACCCGCCGCGCGCTCGTCGACCTGGACCACGTGCTGGGTCTGCTCCGCGAGGAGGAGGCCGGGCCCGGCGCGGTCGCCCCGGCCCCGGACCTGCGCGACCTCGACGCCCTGGTCGCCACCGCCCGCGCCGCCGGGGCCGCGGTGACCGTGCAGGTCAGCGGAGCGGTGGACGCCCTGCCGGCGGTGGTCTCCCGGGAGGCCTACCGGATCGTCCAGGAGGGGCTCACCAACGTGCTGCGGCACGCCCCGGGCGCCGGCTGCGCGGTGCAGGTGGACGCCGGCGGCAGCGACCTGGTGCTCCGGCTGACCAACAGCACGGCCGGCGCGGTCGTGGGGGAGACCGGCGGCGGGCGCGGCCTGCTCGGGGTGACCGAGCGCGTCCGCGACCTCCGGGGCAGCGTCACCAGCGGCCCGGACGGCGACGGCCGGTGGCAGCTCGCCGCACGGCTCCCGGTGCACGCGCGGGGGGCGGCGCGTTGA
- a CDS encoding response regulator, producing the protein MDDEPLIRSGLAAVLRSEDDLLVVGEAGDGADVLDLVGRTAPDVVLMDVRMPGVDGIAATRALVRAGSAARVLVLTTFANDDHVVEALAAGADGFLLKRSSPEELLHGIRTVARGESLLFPDAVRELARRHVRAPDPAGAPGLDRLTAREQEVLRLMAEGLSNAEIAERLVLGVETVRSHVAAVLAKTGTRDRTQAVVLAYRSGFVG; encoded by the coding sequence GTGGACGACGAGCCGCTGATCCGCAGCGGGCTGGCCGCGGTGCTGCGCAGCGAGGACGACCTGCTCGTCGTCGGCGAGGCCGGCGACGGCGCCGACGTGCTGGACCTGGTGGGCCGCACCGCGCCCGACGTCGTGCTGATGGACGTGCGGATGCCCGGCGTCGACGGGATCGCCGCCACCCGCGCCCTGGTCCGGGCCGGGTCGGCCGCCCGGGTGCTGGTGCTGACCACCTTCGCCAACGACGACCACGTCGTCGAGGCGCTCGCCGCGGGGGCCGACGGGTTCCTGCTCAAGCGCTCGTCGCCGGAGGAGCTGCTGCACGGCATCCGCACCGTCGCCCGCGGGGAGTCGCTGCTCTTCCCCGACGCGGTGCGCGAGCTGGCCCGGCGGCACGTCCGGGCCCCGGACCCGGCCGGCGCCCCCGGGCTGGACCGGCTCACCGCCCGCGAGCAGGAGGTGCTCCGGCTGATGGCCGAGGGGCTGAGCAACGCCGAGATCGCCGAGCGGCTGGTGCTGGGCGTGGAGACCGTGCGCAGCCACGTGGCCGCCGTGCTGGCCAAGACCGGCACCCGGGACCGCACCCAGGCGGTCGTGCTGGCCTACCGCTCGGGCTTCGTCGGCTGA
- a CDS encoding DUF6597 domain-containing transcriptional factor: MGVPEPAGDPRGILHARAAADAFALGRYPPSAELAPFVEYLWSVQWDRTGRPAHVQRILPNPSVHLSFEPALSRVTGLSRRRAAFEYRLTGAGRVIGVRFRPGGARPWLAGPVSALTDREAPVRELAELDAAALSAAVQDAPDAAAAAALVDAALVPLRPAPDPTVDRVAGLVEQVQHDPSIRRAADLAELAGLGVRSLQRLCAEWVGVGPTWLVRCARLHEAAARASGGPVAWAALATELGYADQSHLVRDFARVVGEPPARYARAAAGQPTKPER, encoded by the coding sequence GTGGGCGTCCCCGAGCCGGCCGGCGACCCGCGCGGCATCCTGCACGCGCGGGCAGCGGCCGACGCGTTCGCGCTGGGCCGGTACCCGCCCTCGGCCGAGCTGGCGCCGTTCGTGGAGTACCTGTGGTCGGTGCAGTGGGACCGCACCGGGCGGCCGGCGCACGTGCAGCGGATCCTGCCCAACCCCTCGGTGCACCTGTCCTTCGAACCGGCGCTGTCCCGGGTCACCGGGCTGAGCCGGCGCCGGGCGGCGTTCGAGTACCGGCTCACCGGCGCCGGCCGGGTGATCGGCGTCCGGTTCCGCCCCGGCGGGGCCCGGCCGTGGCTGGCTGGCCCCGTGTCGGCGCTCACCGACCGCGAGGCACCGGTGCGCGAGCTGGCGGAGCTGGACGCCGCAGCCCTGAGCGCCGCCGTGCAGGACGCCCCGGACGCCGCCGCCGCGGCCGCCCTGGTCGACGCCGCCCTGGTGCCGCTGCGCCCGGCGCCGGACCCGACCGTCGACCGGGTGGCCGGCCTGGTCGAGCAGGTGCAGCACGATCCGTCGATCCGGCGGGCCGCCGACCTGGCCGAGCTTGCCGGGCTGGGCGTGCGCAGCCTGCAGCGGCTGTGCGCGGAGTGGGTGGGCGTGGGCCCGACCTGGCTGGTGCGGTGCGCCCGGCTGCACGAGGCAGCGGCCCGGGCGTCCGGTGGCCCGGTGGCCTGGGCGGCGCTGGCCACCGAGCTCGGGTACGCCGACCAGTCGCACCTGGTGCGCGACTTCGCCCGGGTCGTCGGCGAGCCACCGGCCCGCTACGCCCGGGCTGCGGCCGGTCAGCCGACGAAGCCCGAGCGGTAG
- a CDS encoding TIGR03086 family metal-binding protein, with protein MTETLTPTSAVRAASDLAAGPLRAVTAGQLTAATPCRDYDVRALVDHLAWAAVLSQRSATRTPFEHDWSSLTPAPFLDGVPVEQWAAAVPAELDTAADAWADPAAWEGETLMGTAPMPAEVVGPMMLAEFVLHGWDLARAVGAPYDVPAELGAAVLAAVQPLAQMGRDGGWYGPEVPVPADAPAFDRALGLTGRDPAWGG; from the coding sequence ATGACCGAGACCCTCACCCCCACGTCCGCGGTGCGCGCCGCCTCCGACCTGGCGGCCGGTCCGCTCCGCGCCGTCACCGCCGGCCAGCTCACCGCGGCCACCCCGTGCCGCGACTACGACGTCCGCGCGCTCGTCGACCACCTGGCCTGGGCGGCCGTGCTCTCCCAGCGGTCGGCCACCCGCACCCCGTTCGAGCACGACTGGAGCAGCCTCACCCCGGCGCCCTTCCTGGACGGCGTGCCGGTGGAGCAGTGGGCGGCCGCCGTCCCCGCCGAGCTGGACACCGCGGCCGACGCCTGGGCCGACCCGGCCGCCTGGGAGGGGGAGACCCTGATGGGCACCGCACCCATGCCCGCGGAGGTGGTCGGGCCGATGATGCTCGCCGAGTTCGTGCTGCACGGCTGGGACCTGGCCCGGGCGGTCGGGGCGCCCTACGACGTCCCGGCCGAGCTGGGGGCGGCCGTGCTCGCCGCCGTGCAGCCGCTCGCCCAGATGGGCCGGGACGGCGGCTGGTACGGACCCGAGGTGCCGGTGCCCGCCGACGCCCCGGCCTTCGACCGGGCGCTCGGGCTCACCGGCCGCGACCCGGCCTGGGGCGGCTGA
- a CDS encoding MFS transporter, translating into MLRSVLSRARATPPSLSRLRAAVAVLFALDGFVFGSWAARVPDVSAATGAGHTALGVALLCLSLGALACMHLTGALCSRLGTGLTAALAGVLASVCAVLPGLATGVPALCAGLLVFGAATGAVNVAANSVGVQVEARAGRPLLSGLHAAFSAGGLLGALVGGLASAVVGVEPHLAAVAVLGLVVMAWAGPVLVGADAGSRAAAAGRSAGADAGPRPTAVLIVLGAVAGATAYGEGALSDWGALHLREQLHAAPALAAAGYAGFSSAMAAGRLAGGRLVAAVGERRLLVGGALLAAAGALTAVTTASLPVALGGFVLVGLGLANVFPLAIARAGALGGPSGVALATTVGYTGLLGGPPVIGFLAEHAGLPTALGTVALMAVLAAVLVLGIEGSALRRPSLPRGGWAQPVLFGRRPVAVVLAPAAARVRRGTGSYVRDLTLLEVG; encoded by the coding sequence ATGCTGCGTTCCGTCCTGTCCCGTGCCCGTGCCACCCCGCCCTCGCTGTCCCGGCTGCGTGCCGCCGTCGCCGTCCTGTTCGCCCTGGACGGCTTCGTCTTCGGCAGCTGGGCCGCGCGGGTCCCCGACGTCAGCGCCGCGACCGGCGCCGGTCACACCGCCCTCGGCGTCGCCCTGCTGTGCCTGTCCCTCGGTGCGCTGGCCTGCATGCACCTCACCGGCGCCCTGTGCAGCCGGCTGGGCACCGGGCTGACCGCCGCGCTGGCCGGCGTGCTCGCCAGCGTCTGCGCCGTCCTGCCCGGCCTGGCCACCGGCGTCCCGGCCCTCTGCGCCGGGCTGCTCGTCTTCGGCGCCGCGACCGGCGCGGTCAACGTCGCCGCCAACAGCGTCGGCGTGCAGGTCGAGGCCCGGGCCGGCCGGCCGCTGCTCTCCGGGCTGCACGCGGCCTTCAGCGCCGGCGGGCTGCTCGGTGCCCTGGTCGGCGGGCTCGCCTCGGCGGTGGTCGGCGTGGAGCCGCACCTGGCCGCCGTCGCCGTCCTGGGGCTGGTGGTGATGGCCTGGGCCGGCCCGGTGCTGGTGGGGGCCGATGCCGGTTCCCGCGCTGCCGCCGCCGGCCGGTCCGCCGGGGCCGACGCCGGTCCGCGGCCGACGGCGGTGCTGATCGTGCTCGGCGCCGTCGCCGGGGCCACGGCCTACGGCGAGGGTGCGCTGTCGGACTGGGGCGCGCTGCACCTGCGCGAGCAGCTGCACGCCGCCCCGGCCCTGGCCGCTGCGGGCTACGCCGGCTTCTCCTCGGCCATGGCCGCCGGCCGGCTGGCCGGGGGCCGGCTGGTGGCGGCCGTCGGCGAGCGGCGGCTGCTCGTCGGTGGCGCGCTGCTGGCCGCCGCCGGTGCGCTCACCGCGGTGACGACGGCGTCCCTGCCGGTGGCGCTGGGCGGCTTCGTGCTCGTCGGGCTCGGCCTGGCCAACGTCTTCCCGCTGGCGATCGCCCGGGCCGGCGCGCTGGGCGGGCCCTCGGGCGTCGCGCTGGCCACCACCGTCGGCTACACCGGGCTGCTCGGCGGCCCGCCGGTCATCGGCTTCCTCGCCGAGCACGCCGGGCTGCCGACGGCGCTCGGCACGGTCGCGCTGATGGCGGTGCTGGCCGCGGTGCTGGTGCTGGGCATCGAGGGGTCGGCACTGCGCCGGCCGTCGCTGCCGCGGGGCGGCTGGGCCCAGCCGGTGCTCTTCGGCCGCCGCCCGGTGGCCGTGGTGCTCGCCCCCGCCGCGGCCCGGGTGCGCCGCGGCACCGGCAGCTACGTGCGCGACCTGACGCTGCTCGAGGTGGGCTGA